One region of Chryseobacterium sp. C-71 genomic DNA includes:
- a CDS encoding phosphoheptose isomerase: MELDYIEHISPILKDGVKNYLIDIDGTVTDDVPNEEPERMVTCLPYPDALETVNKWYDEGHQICFFTSRTENLKQITIDWLDKHGFKYHSVLCGKPRGGNYHWIDNHLVRATRYKGKFTDLIEKQVTIEVFKD, encoded by the coding sequence ATGGAGCTAGATTATATTGAGCATATCAGTCCGATTCTGAAGGACGGAGTTAAGAATTATTTAATCGATATTGACGGAACGGTTACGGATGATGTTCCCAACGAAGAACCGGAAAGAATGGTCACTTGTCTGCCTTATCCAGATGCTTTGGAAACAGTAAACAAATGGTACGACGAGGGTCACCAAATCTGTTTTTTCACTTCAAGAACTGAAAATTTAAAGCAGATTACCATCGATTGGTTAGACAAACACGGATTCAAATATCACAGTGTACTGTGCGGAAAACCAAGAGGCGGAAACTACCACTGGATCGACAATCACCTGGTACGCGCTACAAGATATAAAGGAAAATTCACTGACTTGATTGAAAAACAAGTAACCATTGAAGTTTTTAAAGATTAA
- a CDS encoding D-2-hydroxyacid dehydrogenase produces MKVLANDGLDQSGIDALTEKGFEVITTKVPQEFLMDYINEHKIRTILVRSATQVRKELIDNCPSIEIIGRGGVGMDNIDVDYARGKGIHVINTPSASSESVAELVFAHLFSGARFLQDSNRKMPLVGDTEFASLKKAYAAGIELKGKTIGIVGMGRIGQEVAKIALGLGMRVIAADNMIGKASIKVTFYNNQFINVDIETEPLQEVLKHSDFITLHVPAQKEGFMIGKNEFDIMKDGVAIVNCSRGGVIDEAALIEALDSGKVKFAGLDVFINEPTPSKEILNHPSISLTPHTGASTLEAQDRIGLSLAEQISSILQIH; encoded by the coding sequence ATGAAAGTTTTAGCAAACGATGGCTTAGATCAATCAGGAATTGATGCATTGACGGAAAAAGGTTTTGAAGTAATCACTACAAAAGTTCCGCAGGAGTTTTTGATGGATTACATCAATGAGCACAAAATCCGTACGATTTTGGTAAGAAGCGCAACGCAGGTAAGAAAAGAATTGATTGACAACTGCCCATCGATCGAGATCATCGGTAGAGGTGGAGTAGGAATGGATAATATTGATGTAGATTACGCAAGAGGAAAAGGAATTCACGTCATCAATACCCCTTCTGCTTCTTCAGAATCTGTAGCTGAATTGGTGTTTGCACATTTATTCTCAGGAGCAAGATTTTTGCAGGATTCAAACAGAAAAATGCCTTTGGTAGGTGATACAGAATTTGCTTCACTTAAAAAAGCGTATGCTGCAGGTATAGAATTGAAAGGGAAAACCATCGGAATCGTTGGGATGGGAAGAATCGGGCAAGAGGTTGCAAAAATCGCTTTGGGTCTTGGGATGCGAGTGATTGCTGCTGATAATATGATCGGTAAAGCAAGCATTAAAGTGACGTTTTACAATAATCAATTCATCAATGTTGATATAGAAACTGAACCTTTACAAGAGGTTCTGAAGCATTCAGATTTTATTACGCTTCACGTTCCGGCTCAGAAAGAAGGATTCATGATTGGTAAAAATGAATTTGATATCATGAAAGATGGCGTGGCAATCGTAAACTGCTCTAGAGGCGGTGTGATTGATGAAGCTGCTTTGATTGAAGCTTTAGATTCAGGAAAAGTGAAATTTGCGGGTCTTGATGTTTTCATCAACGAACCTACTCCTTCAAAAGAGATTTTAAATCATCCTAGCATTTCTCTGACTCCTCATACAGGCGCATCGACTTTGGAAGCACAAGACAGAATTGGTCTTTCTTTAGCAGAGCAGATCTCAAGTATTTTACAGATTCATTAA
- the mscL gene encoding large conductance mechanosensitive channel protein MscL codes for MGFVKDFKDFAFKGNVVDLAVGVIIGAAFSAIVKSFVDDIITPLLLNPALEKANVKNIAELSWNGVKYGNFLSSVISFIIVAFVLFMLIKGIASLSKKEDTVVEAPAGPTEDQKLLMEIRDLLKTKNNI; via the coding sequence ATGGGATTTGTTAAGGATTTTAAAGATTTTGCTTTTAAAGGCAATGTTGTCGATCTTGCTGTCGGTGTTATCATCGGTGCAGCTTTCAGTGCAATTGTAAAATCATTTGTTGATGATATTATTACACCTCTATTGTTGAATCCGGCATTGGAAAAAGCAAATGTAAAAAACATTGCAGAACTTTCATGGAACGGAGTGAAATATGGAAATTTCTTGTCTTCCGTCATCAGTTTCATCATTGTAGCATTTGTTTTATTTATGCTCATCAAAGGAATTGCGAGTTTAAGTAAAAAAGAAGATACCGTTGTAGAAGCTCCTGCAGGACCAACTGAAGACCAAAAATTATTAATGGAAATCAGAGATTTATTGAAAACGAAGAACAATATATGA
- a CDS encoding NAD(P)H-hydrate dehydratase yields the protein MKIFTAENIRLADEFTIQNEPISSVNLMERAAYACANWIVENCKKHKKLAVFCGNGNNGGDGFAIARLLYMKGFDVNVFIDSSKEKFSEDAQINYKRLKEFSGISIDDFRAIKNIQFNQTVIIDALFGTGLSRKLDGIYGDLIEKLNDSKQIKISIDVPSGLFSDKILEENQTVFKSDYTLSFQFWKRSFLHPETGKFAGKVVILDIDLSKEFIEKTATDYFVIDETTIHEIFQPRNDFAHKGTYGKSIIVGGSYGKIGAAVLATKSALKTGSGLTFVMAPNCGYEILQTTCPEAMFISGGGKLIEKIEIQENVVYGIGPGLGTDSLTEKALLEFLEQSLKPLLLDADALNSIAKNKDSINLIPKNSIITPHPKEFERLFGSTENSFKRIELGRTKAKELQIFIVLKDHHTQVITPEGNVFYNITGNSGLAKGGSGDVLTGIITSLLAQNYSPKNACILGVWIHGKAADFAAQKFSKEAMLPTDVIDELGNVFLELNKKATTML from the coding sequence ATGAAAATTTTCACAGCAGAAAACATCAGATTAGCAGACGAGTTTACCATACAAAATGAACCCATTTCATCGGTTAATTTAATGGAGAGAGCAGCTTATGCATGTGCAAATTGGATTGTTGAAAATTGTAAAAAGCATAAAAAGTTAGCAGTCTTTTGTGGAAACGGTAATAACGGCGGAGACGGTTTTGCTATTGCGAGATTATTGTATATGAAAGGCTTTGATGTAAATGTTTTCATAGATTCATCAAAGGAAAAATTTTCAGAAGATGCTCAAATTAATTATAAAAGATTAAAAGAATTTTCTGGAATTTCAATTGATGATTTCAGAGCAATCAAGAACATTCAGTTTAATCAAACTGTTATTATTGATGCACTTTTCGGAACAGGATTATCAAGAAAATTAGATGGGATTTATGGAGATTTAATTGAAAAATTGAATGATTCTAAGCAAATAAAAATTTCTATTGACGTTCCTTCAGGATTATTTTCTGATAAAATTTTAGAAGAAAATCAAACTGTTTTTAAGTCTGATTATACTTTAAGTTTTCAGTTTTGGAAAAGGAGTTTTTTACATCCTGAAACCGGAAAGTTTGCAGGTAAAGTTGTGATCTTGGATATTGATTTAAGCAAAGAATTTATAGAAAAAACAGCAACTGATTATTTTGTAATTGATGAAACAACTATTCACGAAATTTTTCAGCCAAGAAACGATTTTGCACATAAAGGAACTTACGGAAAATCGATTATTGTTGGTGGAAGTTATGGTAAAATAGGTGCTGCAGTTTTAGCCACAAAATCGGCTTTGAAAACTGGTTCAGGATTAACTTTTGTTATGGCACCCAACTGTGGATACGAAATACTTCAGACGACTTGCCCGGAAGCAATGTTTATTTCTGGTGGCGGAAAATTGATAGAAAAAATTGAAATTCAGGAGAATGTTGTGTATGGAATTGGTCCGGGTTTAGGAACAGATTCTTTAACGGAAAAAGCATTGTTGGAATTTTTGGAGCAAAGTTTAAAACCATTGCTACTAGATGCGGATGCTTTAAATAGTATTGCTAAAAATAAAGACAGCATCAATTTAATTCCAAAAAACTCAATTATTACTCCACATCCTAAAGAATTTGAGCGATTGTTTGGTTCGACTGAAAATTCATTTAAGCGAATAGAATTGGGAAGAACTAAAGCAAAAGAATTACAAATCTTTATTGTTTTAAAAGATCATCACACGCAAGTTATTACTCCAGAAGGCAATGTGTTTTATAATATCACCGGAAACTCAGGTTTGGCAAAAGGTGGAAGTGGAGATGTTTTGACGGGGATTATTACTTCACTTTTAGCTCAAAATTATTCTCCCAAAAATGCGTGCATTTTAGGAGTTTGGATTCACGGAAAGGCTGCAGATTTTGCTGCTCAGAAATTCTCTAAAGAAGCCATGCTACCGACTGATGTTATCGATGAACTTGGAAATGTGTTCTTGGAACTCAACAAAAAAGCCACAACAATGTTATGA
- the lgt gene encoding prolipoprotein diacylglyceryl transferase, whose protein sequence is MFIFAFGIGYFLMTKMYSIDGVDTKYVEPFFTWTLIGTILGARLGHVIFYQPELFKEDFWSVFLPISTKNGIKFTGFAGLASHGATLAVIVTTLYYSYKIVKKNPLWVFDRLGIVVAIGGAFVRMGNFFNSEIIGKPVDPNSPFALLFPQQSSEYGLTVTRYPTQLFEAVGYVTLFVILWVLYRKTDKKYQQGWLFGLFFFLLWAIRFFVEFLKMPQGDEVISFAGLNTGQILSIPFMLAGLIIMFYSKNNKALPETQKTV, encoded by the coding sequence ATGTTTATTTTCGCTTTTGGAATCGGGTATTTCCTAATGACAAAAATGTATTCTATTGACGGAGTTGATACAAAATATGTAGAACCATTTTTCACATGGACATTAATAGGAACTATCTTGGGAGCAAGATTAGGTCACGTTATTTTTTATCAGCCGGAATTATTTAAAGAAGATTTCTGGAGTGTATTTTTACCCATCAGCACAAAAAACGGAATAAAATTTACAGGATTTGCGGGGTTAGCAAGTCACGGAGCAACACTTGCAGTGATCGTAACAACATTATATTATTCTTATAAAATCGTGAAAAAAAATCCGCTCTGGGTTTTTGACAGATTAGGAATTGTAGTAGCCATCGGAGGTGCATTCGTAAGAATGGGTAACTTTTTTAATTCTGAAATCATAGGAAAACCTGTTGACCCGAACTCTCCATTTGCCTTATTATTTCCACAACAAAGCAGCGAATATGGATTAACGGTAACACGTTATCCTACTCAGTTATTTGAAGCGGTAGGCTACGTAACTTTATTTGTGATTCTTTGGGTTTTATACAGAAAAACAGACAAAAAATATCAGCAGGGTTGGTTATTCGGATTGTTCTTTTTCCTTCTTTGGGCTATTAGATTCTTTGTAGAATTCCTGAAAATGCCTCAGGGTGATGAAGTAATTTCTTTTGCAGGTTTAAATACCGGACAGATTTTATCAATACCGTTTATGTTGGCAGGTTTAATCATAATGTTTTATTCTAAAAACAATAAAGCTCTTCCCGAAACACAAAAAACAGTTTAA
- the yidD gene encoding membrane protein insertion efficiency factor YidD, which translates to MKLTFNKIITSPLVILIRFYQWFISPLLPKNCRYEPTCSHYMVKSLQVHGIFKGFWLGLKRIAKCHPWGGSGYDPVPPKK; encoded by the coding sequence TTGAAACTTACATTTAATAAAATCATTACATCGCCTTTGGTAATTTTAATCAGATTTTACCAATGGTTTATCTCGCCTCTGCTTCCCAAAAACTGCCGATATGAGCCAACCTGTTCGCACTACATGGTTAAATCGCTGCAAGTACATGGCATATTTAAAGGATTTTGGCTGGGATTGAAAAGAATTGCTAAATGTCATCCCTGGGGCGGAAGCGGCTATGATCCCGTACCTCCAAAAAAATAA
- a CDS encoding replication-associated recombination protein A, whose protein sequence is MSQNTPLAERMRPKTLDEVLGQEHLTGEKGTLRKMLQNDTLNSLILWGPPGTGKTTLAEIISEKSGRKFYKLSAVSSGVKDVRDVIDEAKKQNLFSGKSPILFIDEIHRFNKSQQDSLLHAVEKGWIVLIGATTENPSFEVVSALLSRSQVYILKALSHEKLEELIDIALERFNKDEKTDFTIKEKQAFIQYSGGDGRKLINSVELVLSQFINSNTKEISNDDVMEVLQETMALYDKNGEQHYDIISAFIKSMRGGDPNGAVYWLARMIAGGEDIKFIARRMLILASEDIGLANPNALVIANSCFQAINVIGNPEARILLSETAIYLAVSPKSNSGYMAINDALAFVKKTGNLPVPLHLRNAPTKLMKDLDYGKEYKYAHSYEGNFVDQDFLPEEIKDVKFYEPGNNATEKKIYDELKKKWTNKY, encoded by the coding sequence TTGAGTCAAAACACTCCATTAGCCGAAAGAATGAGACCGAAAACTTTAGATGAAGTTTTGGGACAGGAGCATCTTACCGGCGAAAAAGGTACACTGAGGAAAATGCTGCAGAATGACACCTTGAATTCTCTCATTCTGTGGGGGCCACCGGGAACAGGTAAAACTACTCTCGCAGAAATTATTTCAGAAAAATCCGGAAGGAAATTTTATAAACTATCAGCGGTGTCTTCGGGTGTGAAGGATGTAAGGGATGTGATTGATGAAGCCAAAAAACAAAACCTGTTTTCAGGAAAATCTCCTATTCTTTTTATTGATGAAATTCATCGTTTTAATAAATCTCAACAAGATTCTCTGCTGCATGCCGTTGAAAAAGGTTGGATAGTTTTGATTGGTGCAACAACAGAAAATCCCAGTTTTGAAGTGGTTTCAGCATTGCTTTCAAGAAGTCAGGTGTATATTTTAAAAGCTTTGTCACATGAGAAACTGGAAGAGCTGATTGATATTGCTCTTGAAAGATTTAATAAAGATGAAAAAACTGATTTCACTATCAAAGAAAAGCAGGCTTTCATTCAATATTCGGGTGGTGACGGAAGAAAACTGATTAACTCTGTTGAATTGGTTCTCAGCCAGTTTATTAATTCAAATACAAAAGAAATTTCGAATGATGACGTGATGGAGGTGCTTCAGGAAACGATGGCATTGTATGATAAAAATGGTGAACAGCATTATGATATCATTTCAGCATTTATCAAATCGATGCGAGGAGGTGACCCGAATGGTGCAGTATATTGGCTTGCGAGAATGATCGCCGGTGGAGAAGATATTAAATTTATTGCCCGAAGAATGCTTATTTTGGCGTCTGAAGATATTGGTTTGGCCAATCCAAATGCTTTGGTGATTGCAAACAGTTGTTTTCAGGCGATAAATGTAATCGGAAATCCTGAAGCCAGAATTTTGTTGAGCGAAACTGCAATTTATCTGGCGGTTTCACCGAAAAGTAATTCGGGATATATGGCAATTAACGATGCCTTAGCTTTTGTTAAAAAGACCGGAAATTTGCCGGTTCCGCTGCATTTGAGAAATGCGCCGACTAAACTGATGAAAGACCTAGATTATGGTAAAGAATATAAATACGCTCATTCTTACGAAGGCAATTTTGTCGATCAGGATTTTTTACCGGAAGAAATAAAAGACGTTAAGTTCTACGAACCCGGAAATAATGCCACAGAAAAGAAAATCTACGATGAGCTCAAGAAAAAATGGACAAATAAGTACTAA